One Methylobacterium oryzae DNA window includes the following coding sequences:
- a CDS encoding polysaccharide biosynthesis C-terminal domain-containing protein, producing MAVIVAFVINAGLNFVLGLLIAKLLGPADFGRFALATTGAIVLNTVLFEWLRLSATRFYSGRVRVDEPWIRHGLDRAYLRIGALLLAAAALCGAFGFAGGADGREAVLCGTGLAALGIGVFDYHAALARARFDGKLYLGLVAVKNVLSFAMMAAAAWWLPQPAWVLAAAGLSQLLAVAVLRHPLRDPRTPLERPRLSTTWRVFARYGLPLIAANTAYQCLAFVNRGAIAGHAGFAEAGYFALAADVTSRSLMTLGTALDLLLFQFAVQAEEQSGRAAAEAQVAANAGTVFALLAPCAVGFWAVLPALQGLVVPDAYRGPFETYSTVLMPGLFCLAMMFYALNPVFQIRRKTLPVVAAALVGLAVNGAGLLVLPDRMGGLGVAVAQTAGLAAAGTWLGWRALTGPGRIALPWGEIGVAALACAAMGLALAPFRQLPPATALAVLVPSGMVLYGALVWIFDIAGLRRQVLARLRPARTVPAE from the coding sequence ATGGCCGTGATCGTCGCCTTCGTCATCAATGCGGGGCTCAACTTCGTCCTCGGCCTGCTGATCGCCAAGCTGCTGGGGCCGGCGGATTTCGGCCGGTTCGCCCTCGCGACCACCGGCGCCATCGTGCTGAACACGGTGCTGTTCGAGTGGCTGCGCCTGTCGGCGACGCGGTTCTACTCGGGGCGCGTGCGCGTCGACGAGCCGTGGATCCGCCACGGGCTCGACCGGGCCTACCTGCGCATCGGCGCGCTGCTCCTGGCCGCCGCGGCCCTGTGCGGGGCCTTCGGCTTCGCCGGCGGCGCCGACGGGCGCGAGGCGGTCCTGTGCGGCACCGGCCTCGCGGCCCTGGGCATCGGCGTGTTCGACTACCACGCGGCCCTCGCCCGGGCGCGGTTCGACGGCAAGCTCTATCTCGGCCTCGTGGCGGTGAAGAACGTCCTGTCCTTCGCCATGATGGCCGCGGCGGCGTGGTGGCTGCCCCAGCCGGCCTGGGTGCTGGCGGCGGCGGGGCTCAGCCAGCTCCTCGCGGTGGCGGTGCTGCGCCACCCCCTGCGCGACCCGCGCACGCCCCTCGAGCGGCCGCGCCTGTCGACGACCTGGCGGGTCTTCGCGCGCTACGGCCTGCCGCTGATCGCCGCCAACACCGCCTACCAGTGCCTCGCCTTCGTCAATCGCGGCGCCATCGCGGGCCATGCCGGCTTCGCCGAGGCCGGCTACTTCGCCCTGGCGGCCGACGTCACCTCGCGCTCGCTGATGACGCTGGGCACCGCCCTCGACCTGCTGCTGTTCCAGTTCGCCGTGCAGGCCGAGGAGCAGAGCGGCCGCGCCGCCGCAGAGGCGCAGGTCGCCGCCAATGCCGGCACCGTGTTCGCCCTGCTGGCACCCTGCGCGGTCGGCTTCTGGGCGGTGCTGCCGGCCCTCCAGGGCCTGGTGGTGCCGGACGCCTATCGCGGACCGTTCGAGACCTACAGCACCGTGCTGATGCCGGGCCTGTTCTGCCTCGCGATGATGTTCTACGCCCTCAACCCGGTCTTCCAGATCCGCCGCAAGACCCTGCCGGTGGTCGCCGCCGCCCTGGTCGGCCTCGCGGTGAACGGCGCCGGCCTGCTGGTCCTCCCGGACCGGATGGGCGGGCTCGGCGTCGCGGTGGCGCAGACCGCGGGCCTCGCCGCCGCCGGAACGTGGCTCGGCTGGCGCGCCCTCACCGGCCCGGGGCGCATCGCGCTGCCCTGGGGCGAGATCGGCGTCGCCGCGCTCGCCTGCGCGGCGATGGGGCTCGCCCTCGCCCCCTTCCGGCAGCTGCCGCCCGCCACCGCCCTGGCCGTGCTGGTCCCGTCCGGGATGGTTCTCTACGGCGCCCTGGTCTGGATCTTCGACATCGCCGGCCTGCGCCGTCAGGTCCTGGCGCGCCTGCGCCCGGCGCGGACCGTGCCGGCGGAGTAG